A single genomic interval of Lathyrus oleraceus cultivar Zhongwan6 chromosome 7, CAAS_Psat_ZW6_1.0, whole genome shotgun sequence harbors:
- the LOC127103062 gene encoding cytochrome P450 94C1, whose product MSSQDSLSLQSTFTLLFFSFTFLFSIFSLLVYISRIKPWCNCNTCKTYLSVTWSQNFINLCDYYTHLLQTSPTGTIHVHVLGNIITANPENVEYILKTNFNNYPKGKQFSTILGDLLGRGIFNVDGDSWKFQRKMASLELGSVAIRSYAMELVTEEIKTRLIPLIASKTGQNDDAFMDMQDILRRFSFDNICKFSFGFDPCCLVPSLPVSKLADAFDISSKLSAERGMSASPLIWKMKRFFNVGSEKNLKEAIKVVNDLAKEMIKQKREVEIGVDSRKDLLSRFMGSLNSNEDEYLRDIVVSFLLAGRDTVASTLTGFFILLSKNPDVEKKIRVELDRVMNPAQEVATFEQTREMHYLNGAIHESMRLFPAVQFDSKFASEDDVLPDGTFIKKGSRVTYHPYAMGRMETIWGPDFMEFKPERWLREGVFVPKCPFKYPVFQAGARVCLGKELAIVEVKAVVAALVRRFDVRVVGPNQEPRFVPGLTATFGGGLPVIFYERKHES is encoded by the coding sequence atgagtTCTCAAGATTCTCTTTCTCTTCAATCAACCTTCACTTTACTCTTCTTCTCTTTCACCTTTCTATTCTCAATCTTTTCTCTTCTCGTCTACATCTCTAGAATTAAACCATGGTGTAACTGCAACACTTGCAAAACTTACTTATCTGTGACTTGGTCACAAAACTTCATAAATCTTTGCGACTACTACACACATCTTCTTCAAACCTCACCCACAGGAACAATCCATGTCCACGTCTTAGGTAACATCATAACCGCAAATCCAGAAAATGTCGAATACATCCTCAAAACAAATTTCAATAACTACCCTAAAGGGAAACAGTTTTCCACCATTCTCGGCGATCTTCTCGGCCGTGGCATCTTCAACGTCGACGGTGATTCATGGAAGTTTCAACGCAAAATGGCGTCTCTTGAACTCGGTAGCGTAGCTATTCGTTCATACGCTATGGAACTTGTCACGGAAGAAATCAAAACAAGGCTTATTCCTCTCATAGCTTCCAAAACTGGTCAAAACGATGATGCTTTTATGGACATGCAAGATATTCTTAGGAGATTCTCGTTCgacaacatttgtaaattctcATTTGGTTTTGACCCATGTTGTCTTGTTCCATCACTTCCTGTTTCAAAGCTCGCTGACGCTTTTGATATCTCATCAAAGCTTTCAGCTGAGAGAGGAATGAGTGCGTCACCGTTAATATGGAAGATGAAGCGTTTCTTCAACGTTGGGTCAGAGAAGAATCTCAAAGAAGCGATTAAAGTGGTGAACGACTTAGCAAAGGAGATGATAAAACAAAAACGAGAAGTTGAAATTGGAGTTGACTCGCGAAAAGATCTTCTGTCGCGTTTTATGGGTTCTTTGAATTCAAACGAAGACGAATATTTAAGAGATATTGTAGTTAGTTTTCTTTTGGCGGGTCGTGATACAGTTGCTTCCACTTTAACCGGGTTTTTTATTTTATTGTCGAAGAACCCGGATGTTGAGAAAAAGATACGGGTTGAGTTAGACCGGGTGATGAACCCGGCTCAGGAAGTTGCTACTTTTGAACAGACACGTGAAATGCATTATCTAAATGGAGCGATTCATGAGAGTATGAGACTTTTTCCAGCGGTTCAGTTCGATTCAAAGTTTGCTTCGGAGGATGACGTATTACCGGATGGAACTTTTATAAAGAAGGGAAGTCGGGTTACTTATCATCCTTATGCTATGGGTCGGATGGAGACCATTTGGGGACCCGATTTTATGGAGTTTAAACCGGAGAGATGGTTGAGAGAAGGAGTGTTTGTACCAAAATGTCCTTTTAAGTATCCGGTTTTTCAAGCAGGTGCGAGGGTTTGTTTGGGAAAGGAACTGGCTATTGTAGAGGTGAAGGCTGTTGTTGCTGCTTTAGTGAGACGGTTTGATGTTCGGGTTGTTGGACCGAATCAGGAGCCACGGTTTGTACCGGGACTAACTGCCACGTTTGGAGGTGGCTTGCCGGTTATATTTTATGAAAGAAAACATGAATCTTAA